Proteins encoded within one genomic window of Hahella chejuensis KCTC 2396:
- a CDS encoding GGDEF domain-containing protein, which translates to MSSEVNDLEHTLFAFIESSDEAYALFNDQDLLVYCNAAFARLFNAESDFLAGFSFRRLAERCYNTRQGIHIESDDLEGWLRYAEELRRTRQFRSYEVEISGGRWFLFSEQIDKQGRMLVRARDLTAQKQLEGRINHANQKLRHMAMTDELTHVANYRGFFEAAEAEANRCWRTGAPMTLMLLDMDHFKKVNDSHGYPVGDEILRRIAEMTRDALREYDVFGRIAGEEFAIFLSQANDEVGIQIAARLIESIAAMVFTGSADGDPEVRVTASIGLCIGECDTPFEQLFKQAEVALQQAKDQGRNRVEVFHMKKD; encoded by the coding sequence ATACGCTGTTCGCTTTTATAGAAAGCAGCGATGAAGCTTACGCCCTCTTCAACGATCAGGACCTTCTAGTTTACTGCAATGCCGCTTTCGCCCGGCTTTTCAATGCTGAGAGCGACTTTCTCGCCGGTTTCAGCTTTCGCCGTCTGGCCGAGCGTTGCTACAACACCCGGCAAGGCATTCACATTGAGTCCGACGATCTTGAAGGCTGGCTGCGGTACGCTGAGGAATTACGCCGCACGCGGCAATTTCGCAGCTATGAGGTGGAGATCAGCGGCGGGCGCTGGTTCTTGTTCTCGGAGCAGATCGACAAACAAGGCCGGATGCTGGTGCGCGCCCGCGACCTCACTGCACAGAAACAATTGGAAGGCCGCATCAATCACGCCAACCAGAAGTTACGCCATATGGCGATGACGGACGAACTGACCCATGTCGCCAACTATCGCGGTTTTTTCGAGGCGGCGGAGGCGGAGGCGAATCGCTGCTGGCGCACCGGCGCGCCCATGACGCTGATGCTGCTCGACATGGACCATTTCAAAAAGGTCAACGACAGCCATGGCTACCCGGTGGGGGACGAAATATTGCGCCGCATCGCGGAGATGACACGGGACGCGTTGCGTGAATACGATGTGTTCGGACGTATCGCCGGCGAAGAGTTCGCGATTTTCCTCAGTCAGGCTAATGATGAAGTCGGCATACAGATCGCCGCACGCCTCATCGAATCAATTGCCGCCATGGTTTTCACCGGTTCCGCCGATGGCGATCCGGAAGTGCGCGTCACTGCCTCTATCGGTCTCTGTATAGGGGAATGCGACACGCCGTTCGAGCAGCTTTTCAAACAAGCGGAAGTGGCCTTGCAGCAGGCCAAAGACCAAGGCAGGAATCGTGTGGAGGTTTTCCACATGAAAAAAGACTGA